One Amycolatopsis sp. NBC_00355 genomic window carries:
- a CDS encoding ABC transporter permease, whose protein sequence is MTDVMTDPQTELPAPPRRRKAGWLRELALLPALIVVFVIGGLVDDTFVGWSNIVSILTASAALSLVVLGESLVLITGKFDLSLESTMGLAPALGAMVVIPAASAGFGVELPTAIGLLVIPLCGALVGFVNGFLIVKLKLNAFIVTLAMLTVLRGVQVGSTKGKTLFNLPDSFTNLATTTFAGLPMSVWLAAVLFAIAGWVLRYHRVGRALYAIGGNREAARAAGVRVDRIAWAVFVVAGILAAIGGLAYTGYVGALGANQGSGLILQVFAAAVIGGVSLDGGKGTLVGALTGVLLLSSVSSLLNYAHVSAEWQGAIYGAIILVALIIARYAGGKPQT, encoded by the coding sequence GTGACCGACGTGATGACCGATCCGCAGACGGAGCTGCCCGCCCCACCCCGGCGTCGCAAAGCCGGCTGGCTGCGAGAACTCGCGCTGCTGCCCGCGCTCATCGTGGTGTTCGTCATCGGCGGCCTGGTCGACGACACGTTCGTCGGCTGGAGCAACATCGTCAGCATCCTGACCGCGTCGGCGGCGCTGTCGCTGGTCGTGCTCGGCGAGTCATTGGTGCTGATCACCGGGAAGTTCGACCTGTCGCTGGAATCCACCATGGGTCTGGCGCCCGCGCTCGGCGCGATGGTGGTCATCCCGGCGGCTTCGGCCGGCTTCGGCGTCGAACTGCCCACCGCGATCGGCCTGCTGGTGATCCCGCTGTGCGGCGCGCTAGTCGGGTTCGTCAACGGCTTCCTGATCGTGAAGCTGAAGCTGAACGCCTTCATCGTGACGTTGGCGATGCTCACCGTGCTGCGCGGCGTGCAGGTCGGCTCGACCAAGGGCAAGACGCTGTTCAACCTGCCGGACTCGTTCACGAACCTGGCGACCACGACGTTCGCCGGGCTGCCGATGTCCGTGTGGCTGGCGGCGGTGCTGTTCGCGATCGCCGGCTGGGTGCTGCGCTACCACCGCGTCGGCCGCGCGCTGTACGCGATCGGCGGCAACCGCGAAGCCGCGCGGGCGGCCGGTGTGCGCGTCGACCGGATCGCGTGGGCGGTGTTCGTCGTCGCCGGCATCCTCGCGGCGATCGGCGGGCTCGCGTACACCGGTTACGTCGGTGCGCTGGGCGCGAACCAGGGCTCCGGGCTGATCCTGCAGGTCTTCGCGGCCGCGGTGATCGGCGGCGTCTCCCTCGACGGCGGCAAGGGCACGCTCGTCGGCGCGCTGACCGGCGTCCTGCTGCTGTCTTCGGTGTCCAGCCTGCTCAACTACGCGCACGTGTCGGCGGAGTGGCAGGGGGCCATCTACGGCGCCATCATCCTGGTCGCGCTGATCATCGCCCGGTATGCCGGCGGCAAACCCCAGACCTGA
- a CDS encoding FadR/GntR family transcriptional regulator: MPVTDVAIDKIKDMIITGELAPGDRLPKEAELAQRLGLSRSSLREAVKALCLIRVLDVRQGDGTYVTSLEPNLLLDAMTFVVDFHRDDTVLDFLAVRRILEPAATALAALHMSDDDIAELGTLLGELADSPTVEALVANDLQFHRKIADGSGNPVLCSLLDSLSGPTARARIWRGLTQEGAVAKTREQHSAIYEAIAAREPELARSWATVHVAGVEQWLRNALGTADDPTVPDSDAAADLPAAEAS; encoded by the coding sequence ATGCCCGTCACCGATGTCGCGATCGACAAGATCAAGGACATGATCATCACCGGCGAGCTGGCGCCCGGCGACCGGCTGCCGAAGGAGGCCGAGCTGGCCCAGCGGCTCGGGCTTTCGCGCAGCTCCCTGCGGGAGGCCGTGAAGGCGTTGTGCCTGATCCGGGTGCTCGACGTGCGCCAGGGTGACGGCACGTACGTCACCAGCCTCGAGCCGAACCTGCTGCTCGACGCCATGACGTTCGTGGTCGACTTCCACCGCGACGACACCGTGCTCGACTTCCTCGCCGTGCGGCGGATCCTCGAACCGGCCGCGACCGCGCTGGCCGCGCTGCACATGAGTGACGACGACATCGCGGAACTGGGCACCCTGCTCGGGGAGCTGGCCGACTCGCCGACCGTCGAGGCCCTCGTCGCCAACGACCTCCAGTTCCACCGCAAGATCGCCGACGGCTCCGGCAACCCGGTGCTCTGTTCGCTGCTCGACAGCCTCTCCGGGCCGACCGCCCGTGCCCGGATCTGGCGCGGCCTCACCCAGGAGGGGGCGGTCGCGAAGACCCGGGAACAGCACTCGGCGATCTACGAGGCGATCGCGGCCCGCGAGCCGGAACTGGCGCGCTCGTGGGCGACCGTGCACGTCGCGGGCGTGGAGCAGTGGCTGCGCAACGCACTGGGCACGGCCGACGACCCGACGGTGCCCGACTCGGACGCCGCCGCCGACCTGCCCGCCGCGGAAGCCTCCTGA
- a CDS encoding L-rhamnose mutarotase → MTHGPAPQRVALHTKLKPGKEADYESVHAVIPPELDVALREAGVRTWRIWRNGLDLFHVLEVDDYAAMRAALREHPANVPWQARMAELLAVEDDYSGDDTGIGLVWELPVKE, encoded by the coding sequence ATGACCCACGGTCCCGCACCACAAAGAGTGGCTCTCCACACGAAGCTGAAACCCGGCAAGGAGGCCGACTACGAGTCCGTCCACGCCGTGATCCCGCCCGAGCTGGACGTCGCGCTGCGCGAGGCCGGCGTCCGCACCTGGCGGATCTGGCGTAACGGTCTCGACCTGTTCCACGTCCTCGAAGTCGACGACTACGCGGCGATGCGGGCGGCCTTGCGGGAGCACCCCGCGAACGTCCCGTGGCAGGCCCGGATGGCCGAGCTGCTGGCCGTCGAGGACGACTACTCCGGCGACGACACCGGCATCGGGCTGGTCTGGGAACTGCCGGTGAAGGAGTGA
- a CDS encoding aldo/keto reductase, translating into MNLSLSPLGLGCAQLGNLYHAITDETAAATVRRAWDEGVRYFDTAPHYGLGLSETRLGAALSSYSRDEYVLSTKVGRVLEPNPGGAGEKDGEGFAVPAAYKRRWDFSRDGVLRSFEDSLTRLGLDRVDVVYVHDPDDHFEQALRGAFPALRELREQGVIGAFGAGMNQAPMLGEFVRRTDLDVVLVAGRYTLLDQLALDELLPLCAERDVTVVVGGAFNAGILATAEPGRVFDYAEAPAELVERAQRIAKICARHGVELPEAALALPMAHPAVASVVVGAHDPEQVSVNARRARVVVPPELWTELVDAGLLRADAVIAEGVS; encoded by the coding sequence GTGAACCTCTCCCTGTCCCCGCTCGGGCTCGGCTGCGCGCAGCTGGGCAACCTGTACCACGCGATCACCGACGAGACGGCGGCCGCGACCGTGCGGCGCGCGTGGGACGAGGGCGTCCGCTACTTCGACACCGCGCCCCACTACGGCCTGGGCCTGTCCGAAACCCGCCTCGGCGCCGCGCTGAGTTCGTATTCTCGCGACGAGTATGTGCTGTCCACGAAGGTCGGCCGCGTGCTGGAGCCGAACCCGGGCGGCGCCGGTGAGAAGGACGGCGAGGGCTTCGCCGTCCCGGCCGCCTACAAGCGCCGCTGGGACTTCAGCCGCGACGGCGTCCTGCGCTCGTTCGAGGACAGCCTCACCAGGCTCGGTCTCGACCGGGTCGACGTCGTCTACGTCCACGACCCGGACGACCACTTCGAACAGGCCCTGCGAGGCGCCTTCCCGGCGTTGCGCGAGCTGCGTGAGCAGGGTGTCATCGGCGCGTTCGGCGCCGGGATGAACCAGGCGCCGATGCTCGGCGAGTTCGTCCGCCGCACCGACCTCGACGTCGTGCTGGTGGCCGGCCGCTACACGCTGCTCGACCAGCTCGCGCTGGACGAGCTGCTGCCGTTGTGCGCCGAACGCGACGTCACGGTGGTGGTCGGCGGCGCGTTCAACGCGGGCATCCTGGCCACCGCGGAACCCGGCCGTGTCTTCGACTACGCCGAGGCCCCGGCCGAGCTCGTCGAGCGGGCACAGCGGATCGCGAAGATCTGCGCGCGCCACGGCGTCGAACTGCCCGAAGCCGCGCTGGCCCTGCCGATGGCCCATCCCGCGGTGGCGTCGGTCGTCGTCGGCGCGCATGATCCGGAGCAGGTGAGCGTGAACGCGCGGCGCGCCCGGGTGGTCGTGCCGCCGGAGCTGTGGACCGAACTGGTCGACGCGGGACTGCTGCGCGCCGACGCCGTCATCGCCGAAGGAGTCTCATGA
- a CDS encoding amidohydrolase family protein gives MIDAHHHLWDPSRREYPWMAGDAMDPIRRPYTVDDLRAVTKAAGVHATVLVQTVSAQEETEEFLATAAAEPVVAGVVGWVDLRASDVPDRLAALRSLGPLVGVRHQVEDEPDDDWLLRPEIVAGLSAVADAGLVYDLLVRPAQLAAASEVALRLPGLRLVLDHAAKPPIAAGEWEPWASAVAALAERENVVCKLSGLVTAADWSGWEVAHLRRYVDHVLDVFGPGRLLFGSDWPVCELAAAYEVVLDAAVSLTGSLSDAERLDVFEHNARKVYDLA, from the coding sequence ATGATCGACGCGCACCACCACCTCTGGGACCCGTCGCGACGCGAGTACCCGTGGATGGCGGGCGACGCGATGGACCCGATCCGCCGTCCCTACACCGTCGACGACCTGCGCGCGGTGACGAAGGCGGCCGGGGTGCACGCGACCGTGCTGGTCCAGACGGTGTCGGCGCAGGAGGAGACCGAGGAGTTCCTCGCGACGGCCGCGGCGGAACCGGTGGTCGCCGGCGTCGTCGGCTGGGTCGACCTGCGGGCCTCGGACGTCCCGGACCGGCTGGCCGCGCTGCGGTCGCTAGGTCCGCTGGTGGGGGTCCGGCACCAGGTCGAAGACGAACCGGACGACGACTGGCTGCTGCGCCCGGAGATCGTGGCGGGGCTGAGCGCGGTCGCGGACGCCGGCCTGGTCTACGACCTGCTGGTGCGGCCCGCGCAGCTCGCGGCGGCCAGTGAGGTGGCGCTGCGGCTGCCGGGGCTGCGGCTGGTCCTGGACCACGCGGCGAAGCCGCCGATCGCGGCGGGGGAGTGGGAGCCGTGGGCGTCTGCGGTCGCCGCGCTCGCGGAGCGCGAGAACGTCGTGTGCAAGCTCTCCGGCCTGGTCACGGCGGCGGACTGGTCGGGGTGGGAGGTGGCGCACCTGCGCCGCTACGTCGACCACGTGCTGGACGTGTTCGGCCCCGGGCGGCTGCTGTTCGGTTCGGACTGGCCGGTCTGCGAGCTGGCCGCGGCCTACGAAGTCGTCCTGGACGCGGCGGTTTCGCTCACCGGGTCCCTGTCGGACGCGGAACGCCTGGACGTCTTCGAGCACAACGCGCGGAAGGTCTACGACCTGGCCTGA
- the shbA gene encoding RNA polymerase sigma factor ShbA, with amino-acid sequence MTAPPRTTEVSATEVRDYRTPESLPRPGGRLTKEDLDPLVKDAGEGNPAAIHTLLKMIEPVVVRYCRARMGGRDLSYLSADDVAQEVCLAVLKALPDYQDRGGSFLYLVHAIAANKVADAYRAVARDRSEPVPELPERPLVGNEPETRALSLDLGARLGRLLATLPRVQQEILTLRIAVGLSATETSEALGISPGNVRVTQHRALTRLRGMIRDDEF; translated from the coding sequence ATGACAGCACCGCCGAGGACCACCGAGGTTTCCGCCACGGAGGTTCGCGATTATCGCACTCCCGAATCATTGCCCCGACCTGGTGGGCGACTGACGAAGGAGGACCTCGACCCGCTCGTCAAGGACGCGGGCGAGGGCAATCCCGCTGCTATCCACACCTTGCTCAAGATGATCGAGCCGGTCGTGGTGCGGTACTGCCGCGCGCGGATGGGAGGTCGTGACCTCTCGTACCTGTCGGCGGACGACGTCGCCCAGGAAGTGTGCCTCGCCGTGCTGAAAGCCCTTCCCGACTACCAGGACCGCGGCGGCTCGTTCCTTTACCTCGTGCACGCCATCGCCGCCAACAAGGTCGCGGACGCCTACCGCGCCGTGGCCCGCGACCGCTCCGAGCCCGTTCCCGAGCTCCCCGAGCGCCCGCTGGTCGGCAACGAGCCCGAGACGCGCGCCCTCTCGCTCGACCTCGGCGCCCGCCTCGGCCGGCTGCTCGCCACGCTGCCCCGGGTGCAGCAGGAGATCCTCACCCTGCGCATCGCCGTCGGGCTGTCCGCGACCGAGACGTCGGAGGCACTCGGCATCTCGCCGGGCAACGTGCGCGTCACGCAGCACCGCGCCCTCACGCGCCTGCGCGGCATGATCCGCGACGACGAGTTCTGA